From the Acidobacteriota bacterium genome, one window contains:
- a CDS encoding patatin-like phospholipase family protein, with protein MSTEESVPPASSSPGRCCDLVMKGGVTSGILYPPAIARIARDFHLVGIGGTSAGAIAGCLAAAAEYRRRTTGSMVGFELLEKIPQELSGENLAALFRPDKETQHLFGFITQASQLKNAGWLRRLWWKARLVWKALWHKRVLRPVRDNGFGLCSGMAQGYRRREGDVPALTEWLADKLDEIAGKEDGSPLTFGDLHGAPVPEVLQSCVTEDFRSIDFRAVTTCVSFGRPYLLPFDTGLFAFDIEEWRGLFPRRIVDHLERRAGEVATETRRQDNKLPLPGARDLPVVVAARMSLSFPVLFSMVPLYATNYEKPEKDRSLEKVWFSDGGITSNLPIHCFDALYPRWPTLGINLQYTGAEGVPARAGARENLLYMIQRRSDGSRDLWHLFDGQGSSLKDLVGFLGAVFRSAQVWHDNGYLKLPAFKDRVVEIWLRPEEGGLNLKMPEKVVQRLVRRGTAAAEMLCQRFADPQRTDDLSWRMHRWARLRTGLEALAEALQHFDHNARHPLGDDESLLDLLAQGRTVPYVGFSSDAAVTRAHSAVEELLDWIQRLDPTSDSETHTPSHPFEGGPRPRVEMAVRPRM; from the coding sequence CCCGCCGGCCATCGCCCGCATCGCCCGGGATTTTCATCTGGTGGGGATCGGCGGGACCTCCGCCGGTGCCATCGCCGGCTGCCTGGCTGCCGCAGCGGAGTATCGCCGCCGAACCACCGGTTCGATGGTGGGCTTCGAGCTGCTGGAGAAGATTCCTCAGGAGCTCTCCGGTGAGAATCTCGCGGCGCTCTTCCGGCCGGACAAGGAGACCCAGCACCTCTTCGGCTTCATCACCCAGGCGTCCCAGCTAAAGAACGCCGGGTGGCTGCGGCGCCTGTGGTGGAAGGCGCGGCTGGTGTGGAAGGCCTTGTGGCACAAGCGGGTCTTGCGGCCCGTGCGGGACAACGGCTTCGGACTGTGTTCCGGCATGGCCCAGGGCTATCGCCGCCGGGAAGGGGACGTGCCTGCCCTCACCGAGTGGCTGGCGGACAAGCTGGACGAGATCGCCGGCAAGGAGGACGGCAGCCCCCTCACGTTCGGTGATCTCCACGGCGCGCCGGTGCCGGAGGTGCTGCAGTCCTGCGTCACCGAGGACTTTCGCTCCATCGACTTCCGCGCCGTCACCACCTGCGTTTCCTTCGGCCGGCCCTACCTGCTGCCCTTCGACACCGGTCTCTTCGCCTTCGACATCGAGGAATGGCGCGGACTCTTCCCGCGCCGCATCGTGGATCACCTGGAGCGTCGTGCCGGCGAAGTGGCTACCGAAACCCGCCGGCAGGACAACAAACTCCCCCTGCCCGGAGCCCGTGACCTGCCGGTGGTGGTGGCGGCGCGCATGAGCCTCAGCTTTCCGGTGCTCTTCTCCATGGTTCCCCTCTATGCCACGAATTACGAAAAGCCCGAGAAGGACCGCTCTCTGGAAAAGGTCTGGTTCAGCGACGGCGGCATCACCAGCAACCTCCCGATCCATTGCTTTGACGCCCTCTACCCCCGCTGGCCCACCCTCGGCATCAACCTCCAATACACCGGTGCCGAAGGTGTTCCGGCGCGGGCCGGTGCCCGCGAGAACTTGCTCTACATGATCCAGCGCCGCAGTGACGGCAGCCGCGATCTGTGGCATCTCTTCGACGGCCAGGGTTCGAGCTTGAAAGATCTGGTGGGCTTCCTCGGTGCCGTCTTCCGTAGTGCTCAGGTGTGGCACGACAACGGCTACCTCAAACTGCCGGCCTTCAAGGATCGGGTAGTGGAGATCTGGCTGCGGCCGGAGGAGGGAGGTCTGAACTTGAAGATGCCCGAGAAGGTGGTCCAAAGGCTGGTCCGCCGCGGCACCGCCGCCGCCGAGATGCTCTGCCAACGCTTTGCCGACCCCCAGCGCACCGACGACCTCTCCTGGCGCATGCACCGCTGGGCCCGCCTGCGTACCGGCCTCGAAGCCTTGGCGGAAGCCCTCCAACACTTCGACCACAACGCCCGCCATCCTCTCGGCGACGACGAGTCGCTCCTCGACTTGCTGGCCCAAGGCAGGACGGTGCCCTACGTGGGCTTCTCCTCCGACGCCGCCGTCACCCGTGCTCACAGCGCGGTGGAAGAGCTCCTCGACTGGATTCAACGCCTCGACCCCACCTCCGACTCCGAAACCCACACCCCCTCCCACCCCTTCGAAGGCGGTCCCCGGCCGCGGGTGGAGATGGCGGTAAGGCCGCGGATGTAG